In Sphaerisporangium krabiense, the DNA window GTCCGGCCTTGGTTCAGCCGTTCGCTCGGGGACCTGTGGGCTTCGCGGCTTTCGATCACGGCGGGGGACTGCCCGGAAAGATTGGGAAGATTCCTCGGCGGCCGGGGGCCCTCGGCGTGGCGCGCCGGGGGCGTGACGGGGCTCAGAGGGGTCTGGGCGGGGCTGTGTGATCGTTCTGAAGGGTTTCCCTCGGGGGGGCGGGCTTTCCCGAGGGAAACGATCTTCAGAGCCTCTCCGGGCCGGACAGCGGCGCCGGCCGTGTTTCGGGGGGTGTGTCGGGGCACTCCGGATGTGTAGCCGAACGCGGTTTCAGATCGCTTACGGGTTGCTTGCACCCGTCGTCTGCCGCGCGGCGGGCCTGCGCGCCGCCGCGTCGGGGTGGGTGCGCGTGTTGAGCAGCTCTCCCACCAGGTCCGTCAGGCTCACGAGACCGACCACGGCGCCGGACGGGTCGGTGACCAGGCCGACGTGCGCGCGGGCCTCCTGCAGGCGCGCCACCGCCTCCGGGAGCGTCGTCGCCGACTCCAGGCGCGGCGGCTGGGTGATCAGCTTCTCCGGCGGGACGCCCGGGTGGATCAGCGTGTCGCGGACGTGCAGCACACCGAGGACCTCCTCGGGGGACCCGTCGTTGACGAGCAGGCGGACGTGGCCGCTCGCCACCGCGACGTCGCGCACCAGGTCGCCAGAGGCGCCCGCGGGCACGGCCGTGGCCTCGCCGATCGGGACCATGAGCCGTTCGATCGGCTGGGACTGCACGCGCAGGGCGCGGGTCAGCAGGTCGTGCTCCTCACGGTCGAGCAGCCCCATCCTGCCCGACTCGCCGACGAGCATCGCGAGCTGCGGAGGGGTCCTGGTGGTGCCGAGCTCGTCGCGCGGGTGGACGCCGAACGCGCG includes these proteins:
- a CDS encoding hemolysin family protein, whose translation is MSTVTALLLGVLLLIGNGLFVAAEFAVVSSRRHRLEEAATGGSLARTAGRAALRNARQLSLMLAGAQLGITLCSLGLAMVTEPAIEHLLEPVFGLVGLPPSMRVAVSYVIALAIITFLHMVVGEMAPKSWALTHPERAAMGLALPFRAFTWIARPIIAGLNGMANGLLRAFGVHPRDELGTTRTPPQLAMLVGESGRMGLLDREEHDLLTRALRVQSQPIERLMVPIGEATAVPAGASGDLVRDVAVASGHVRLLVNDGSPEEVLGVLHVRDTLIHPGVPPEKLITQPPRLESATTLPEAVARLQEARAHVGLVTDPSGAVVGLVSLTDLVGELLNTRTHPDAAARRPAARQTTGASNP